Genomic DNA from Trichoderma asperellum chromosome 5, complete sequence:
CGCGCAATAGTTAAGGCacatttatagtattatgaATCCTTGAGATGTATGTGAGATTTTTACACCACTAATGCACGGTATGATAGTCTGGAGAATGAGTTCTCATAAGTCGTGCATAATTTCTGTTTAGACTTGGATATAGTTAGAATTTTACCACCCTAATTACGAAAATAATCGGCACTATCTTTTTAGAATAAAAGATATACAGTGATACTAAAGATCAACGGTCAAGTAAGTATATTGTGATCATATATGGTGAGCTTAATTTTATGAAATTGCCGTCGTAGCTCGTAAGATATGATACCGGAACAAACGTATTGGaacaaaatatatattttttgctTACCAGCATGCATGCCAATCGTCAAAGAAACTAACTACGATTCATACCCCGAGTCATAGTTACTCGCATTCAATACTTTCTTACTCGTCTCTGCAACGTGCTGGTACATATACAGTGCATGCGCCCGACTAATCCTCGTGCCCAGCAACATATAAGCTATCCATCCAATACCCGCCGTAGTTGATACAACAGTTCCAGGAGTCGCGTACATTTCAGCTCTAGTAACATGAGGCACTATCTCTGGAATTGCTTGATACAGCTTCTCGAAAAAGTTTTCGGGGACTCGAATTTTGTCGCAGTGGATGGGAATCATGCAGTGCGCAGTCCACCACTGAGCACCACCGCCATCACCGGGATTGGAGCTGGAGTAGGCAAAAGGTGCTGATAAGGCTTCAAAACGGGTACGATCATTGAGAGCGCGGAGAAATTGCAGAGCGCCGAGGTCGACACCATATGTGAGGAGTGTTGCCCATGTACCGCCCGTTCCAGGCGGGCGAACATTGATTTCGATGAGAAATACTTCTGGTTTTTGACCTGGAGTAGCAGCGTTGCTGGCGACAAGGTCTACAATACCATTACCGTTGACGTCTTTGTACCGCATAGATGAATTCATGATCCGCCCTTCGCAATGAAACACACCCGACTTTAAACCCAGTTTCAAAAGGCTACGAAGCACAGATGAACGAATAGTTTCCACTTCATCAGGAGGTAGTCTCGTGTTCGAGATCTGTACCGTCTCAGCGAAATTGTCGGCTAGCGTGGCACTGCTCGCATCAGCGAGACAGGGGAAGTTATCTGTTACTTCAAGAAAGAGGACTTGGCCCTCCCACAGTACAAAATTTGCATCAAACTCAGGTCCGTCGACGTAAGTTTCGATCAAGATGCCATACTCTGTCGAAatgccttcatcttcatgtAGCATGTGAACGGCTTGACGCATGCTAGCTTCGTCGGTGACTTTCTTAACGCCCTTAGAGGTCATTCCGCGACACGGTTTCACTACCATCGGGTATTGTAAGGTTTTGAGCATCTCCGCAATATCAGCATCGTCCAGTTGCTGCACACTGTCTAGGGAGACGGCCTGGATGTTATTTTCGTGGACGACCTTGCGCATTTCGTGCTTGTAGTGCACTCGCTTCATCTCCTGAGCTGGTTCGGTCGGTAAACCAAGTATTTCTGCCGCTTGAGAAGTTGCGACAACGTAATCATCAGTGAACGTAACGATGCCGTCTATTTTATCATGTCTTTTTCTGACGGCCTGAACTAATTTGTGGGGTAACTCTTCCACATTTGACATATCAATTGCAATAAAATCCTCACGAAGATGAGCATATCTTTCTCCTTCAAGCCAATGGCCTTGTTCATCAAAAACTACGATCGATATACCAAGCGCCTGAGCAGCCTGGAAGAAGCCTGACGAATTATGTATCCCGCTCTTCGGATCGGGCATGGGACGACCACCGACGACAGCCACGCGGCGAGCAGCTGGTCTTGTTGGAAGTATCCAATTAAAGGATAAACGCATATCCAGATCTTGCTGCAGTAGCTTCAGAGTTTCCGAAGTGGGAAGTCGAGACTGCTTTACAAGCAGTGCTCCGGTGGCGGATGACATCAAAGGGACTAAAAGAGCCCTGTTATTGGATAATACTGATGGAAGACATTTGTCCCAGGTTGACAAGGAAATTACGTTGTCGACGTAATCTGAGTGTTGCATTCGAACGTCAAGGATGTCGCTCCTGCACACGTATCCGCCCCGTGGAGCAAGTATCACCTTTATGGCTACATCTGTTTTGTGGACCGACAACTGGCGCAGATGCCATATGCGACGCACCAGCGTCTCAAGCGCAGTCCCAGAGGCGTTAGGAATATTGATACGCTCCTCTAGGTCCTCGTCGCGGGCCGATATTGGGAATAGGCGAAGCAGCAGATCGAGACTTTGAAAATACAGTGACGACCCAGAGATGCTCCACCGAACTGAAATTTTCACGGGAGCTACACATTTGACTAGGTTAGTATACATATACGAGGTTGTTAAGATCAAGATATGCTTGCCTTGGTAAATAGAGACTTTTACCAAGAAGTCCTCCGTTACAAATTCTCTCCCTCCATCATTGCTCGCCTCCATCTCGGCTGCTTGTATGGGCGTCACTAACTGGTCTTTGAGAGCTTCAAGAGAAGGCGTATAGGAATCGAATATAATTTTGATACTACCCCCAAAGGCCCGTTGTTACTGATGTTATCGACTCTGTCGATTGCCTCTGCGCGTAGCAGTGTTGGGGATTTAAGAGAGGCGATGGAGAAATTGCACAGCCCCTATGATAGGCATTGATTTTGGATTTCTTCATGGCTGCTTATCTTCTAGAAGGCATAATACAAGGCCGTCTCTTGAAGTTATTCAAAACACTCAATCGGCTAAAATTTATCACAATTGCTCCGATACATGCTTAGAAATACATTCGAGCGCAAAGGGCTGACCGTGCATATGCTTGGCTGACGAGCCTACTTAGAGCCTAGTCAATCATACTCCATAACACAAAGGTGGTATACCTAGTATTAAAAGAGCACTCGCGCTGCTGGGTCGTTATTAACGACTAAATGGAggtacttatataagttctGACGAGATTTTAGGTACTTTTTagataggtaggtacctaggtaggcatGTACTAGTCATTACTGTTCCGATTGGTACTCGTTTATAAAGAGCTGTTATAGTAATAGGTATTGGTCTATTGTAAGGTTTATGGCGCTAATCGCACGCCGCTACTCTGCAAGACTAAGTTAGCTGTTTTAGCGCgttagcttattatttatatacataccGTGTATGCGGTAGGCCCATGTAGTACCCTATACAGCTTTCCTATCTCATAAAGTACTGGCAGTGACCTATAGATAGCCCTTTGAAGTATACTCCGCACACTTGGATCCAATGATGGGCCGTGCCGTGTTCAGCCATGAAGTAGTCCGCTGCCAGCCACAGTGATTTCTCCGCAACTCCGCTACCCCGACAGTTGGCTGATTGCATGGCTGCTATTGCACCATACActtcattttcatctttcaaCAATCTACACTTGTGGTAACCATTAATTCAATTCGAGTCGAATTATTCGACGTGTCAACTGTCCAAAATGCCTTTTACTGCTGGAGAGGGCCAACTGTTCCAGCAGAATGACGAGCAATTCGACTTCAATATAGAGTTTGAGCAGGTGTTTTTATCTATTATACCCTCTGCTCTGTTTATAATAGCGTCGTTATGGATGTCGGTCACCCAGGCACGGAAACCTGCTGTGGTTAATGCGCCAATTTTCCGGTTCATCAAAGTGGTATGTTCTTTTGCCATGTATTCGAACGCATAATTCCAGGGTACTAACTACGTCGCCGTAGGGCGCTATCGCAATCTATACCATACTTCAACTCACGCTACTCGTTCTGGCTGCAACTGGACACTTCCACGCAACACGCATATTCATAGCTGCATCGgtcttaaagttattttcaGGCGTCTTCATGATACCTCTTAGTATCGTTGAACACAGCAGATCTGCGAGGCCTTCTATACTACTGACCGGCTACTTATTCCTATCTCTTCTGCTCGATGTGACCCAGGCAAGAACGCTTTATCTCTCATCAGCTATTTCAGCTGAGCGCATCTATAGCAATCTCTTTACTGCCGCTACAGCTCTGAAAGCTGTAGTGCTTGTGTTGGAGTCACAGCAAAAGTCTAAATGGATAAGCTGGAATGAGAAGGAGCATAGCCCAGAGGAAACAAGcggcattttctctcttggcgtcttcttctggatgAACAGGTTATTTTTGGCTGGATACAAGAAAGTTCTGTTTATCGACGATCTTTACTCCCTTGACAGCTCCTTGGACCCCAAAACGCTCCGCGAAAAGTTCTATCAGAATTTAAACTATTCTAGAATGAAAGGTGACAAATTTGGTCTTACAAAAGTTCTCATACGCACACTTAAAGGACCTCTGCTCCTTCCTATAATTCCACGTTTGGGATTACTTGGATTTACTTTCGctcaacctttttttattgaaAGGCTGTTAGATTATCTTGCTGAGGACGAACTTGATCCAAACATTGGATACGGTTTCATCGGTGCCAGTTTATTCATTTACGCAGGAATTGCCCTCTGCTGGGCCTTCCACCGGTATGCTCACATTCGCAAAGGGGTTTTAACCATATACACTGCTGATACATATCTCCAGGTATTACCATCATCGAATGCGAACTATGTTGAGGTCGATACTGGTCACCGAGACCTTTATCACAGCTACAAAGGCTCGTATCGGGACGGGCGATGACACTGCTGCGCTGACTCTAATGAGCACAGACATTGAGCGAATTAGGATGGGCTTTAGGCAGCTGCATGATATATGGGCAAGCGTGATCCAAGTCGCACTGTCTGCATGGATGTTAAATAGTCAACTTGGAGCAGTCTTTGTCGCACCCATTGGAGTAGTTGTTCTTTGCTTCATCGGCCTGGTGATCCTTATGAACTTCATCGGGAACGCACAGAGAGATTGGATGGCATTGGTCCAGAAACGAGTTGGCCTGACAGCCACAGTCATCGCTAGTATGAAGAATCTGAAGATATCCGgtatctcttcttctgttagCAATTTTGTACAGAATCTCCGCGTTGAGGAACTAGTCGCTGGAGTTCGGTTCCGCAAGATATTCATTGGAGCGGCTCTCCTAGGATTTATTCCGCTGCTGATCAGCCCAGCCCTTACCTTCGCATTCACTCAAAATCAACTAAATGCCTCAAGGGTATTTACGAGTCTCTCGTTTCTTACGCTTCTGACGTTGCCGCTATCTCAAGTATTCCAATCAATCCCCGAGGTCATCTCAGCACTAGCCTGCATAGGTCGAATTCAGGCGTTCTTGGAGTGCGAGACTCGTGAGGATTTCCGCCAAGTCTTTACTGATATTAGGCGGAGTTCGGAGAAAGCTCCAATAGACAATGTACCTTCGTCTGATTTGGAAGTGGTCATCCAAAATGGAAATTTTGGTTGGGAGGCAGATAAGTTTGTCTTGCGAGACGTTAACATTCAGATACCCAAGTCTTCACTTACTCTTGTGGTCGGACCTGTTGGCTCTGGAAAATCTACGCTCTGCAAGGCACTACTTGGAGAGATTCCTTTCCACGAAGGTCATCTGATTTTGAATACAAGGGTTCCGCACGTTGGATTTTGCGACCAAACTGCATTCCTTTCGAACGGGTcagttaaagataatatcGTGGGGTTTTCTCCAGTCAATAACGAGAGATATGCCGAAGTCATTGATGCTACAGCTCTGGCCTTCGATTTTGCCACTCTTCCACAAGGGGACCAAACAAATGTTGGTTCGGATGGCATCTCTCTATCCGGAGGCCAGAAACAACGCGTTTCTCTTGCACGAGCCCTATATTTGCAAACTAATTTGCTTATTCTTGACGACGTCTTCAGCGGTTTAGATGCGAATACAGAGGAGCAGGTCTTCCGAAAGGTTTTTGGGGTAGATGGACTACTCAAACGGCGACGCTCTACGGTTTTGCTATGTACTCATAGCATTCGAAATTTGCCCTCTGCAGACTATGTTATAGCGCTTGGAGACGGCACCATTAGCGAACAAGGAACCTTTAAGGAACTAATGGCTAATCAGGGTTATCTCCAACGTCTGGGTTTAAAGAATTCGTTTGACGACGATACCTCTTCGGAAATATCAACCTCGAAGCAAAGCGTGCAGGAATTGAAGTCGCAAGTAAACCAAGGGAAGACGGCCAATGTAACTATCGCGCCCGAGATGGATGCATCGCGGCAAGTTGGGGACGGCACAGTATACAAGCATTACATGAAGAGCATGGGATGGTTCCTGGCAACATGCGCTTTATTCTTTGCTTCACTCTGGGGCTTCTTCTTAAACTTCTCTACAATCTGTAAGCCGTCTTTGTGATTCATGTTTTAACGTCAGATATATTGGGAGAGTCGGTTTACTTAAACTAACACTACGTTACAGGGCTCACATACTGGGTCGATGATATCAACGCAGAACATCCAGTGCACTCTTATGCCTACTGGGCTGGATTATATGCTTTGCTTCAGGCTTGCGCCTTGATATCGCTCTTTCTCCTTGGTGCCTCGATCTGGATCGTCTCAATCAAAAAGGCTGGTGCCAATTTGCATCAGGATATCTTGCGAACGCTGTTTCGAGCACCACTACGCTTCTTCACTGATACTGACACTGGCGTTATTACGAACTTGTTCTCGCAAGATTTGAACCTCATAGACACAGAACTTCCAGATGCAGTGGTTAGCACTCTGTTTTCAGTACGTCTGCCGTGATGGAACTTTCAGAAGACTCAAATTCAGCAGCTGACGCCGATGATAGATCACCCAAGTTGTAGGGCAAATGGCTGTTATGCTTACTTCGTCTCGCTACCTGGCCATCAGCTTCCCATTCCTCATCGCTCTGCTATACATGGTGCAGAGATTTTACCTCCGCACTTCACGGCAACTACGGCTGCTTGACCTAGAAGCTAAGAGCCCCCTGTAGTGAGTCCATGAAAGCCTCTCGCCATATGATGCCGTGGTCTTTACTAAACTATGATTAGTACACATTTCCTTGACACCGTCAGAGGTATCACAACTCTGCGGGCATTCGGTGAGTGCAAAACGCTTTATATCTTCCTCACTTAACCATGACGTTATTGCTGAGACGAGACCTCCAGGCTTTATTCCTGACGATATCCGCAAGAACGCTCGTCTACTCACTTCCAGTCAAAGACCCTCGTATCTACTTCTCATGATTCAAGAATGGCTAAATCTCGTTCTCAATGTGGTAGTCATGTTGCTAGCAGTAGCCATGACAACTCTTGCCGTTCGCCTTCACTCTAATTCTGCTTTTGCGGGTGCTGCTCTATACAGTCTTCTCAGCTTTGGAGAAAATCTTGCCGGTATTGTGCTTTTCTGGACCAATCTTGAAACCTCTCTCGGGGCGATTGCTAGACTCAAGACCTTCAACGAGACTGTGAAGCCGGAAgacagagaggaggagaccaCTATTCCACCTGAACAGTGGCCTCAGCGTGGCGTGGTGGAGTTAAAGGGTGTATCCGCCAATTATGCGTAAGGGTCATATACCAGCTATGTTACTATTGCAATGCTAATTCTCCGACCAGCGTTGAAGATCGAGATAGTGCCGTAACCAATCTCGCCCTCCGTAACATTCATCTGATGGTTGATTCGGGAGAGAAGGTTGCCATCTGCGGTCGTACCGGTAGCGGCAAATCCAGTCTAATCGCCCTGCTTCTCAAGATTCTCGATCCTATCTCAGCAACGGCGGAGAACATCTGGATTGATGATCTGCCGCTCCACCGTTTAGACCGGTCTGTGCTACGCCAGCGCATTATCGCAGTGCCCCAAGAAGCAGTTTTTCTACCCGACGGATCTACTTTCCAGGCCAATCTCGATGTATCCGAGGAAGCAACACGCGAAGAATGCGAGGCTGTGCTTGCCGCTGTCGGCTTATGGAAATTTATTCAGGAGCGTGGCGGCCTTGACGCGGGGATGAGCGCATCAACTTTCAGTGCTGGACAGCGGCAGCTCATGTCGCTTGGGCGTGCGCTGCTCAAACGCTCCATTCGAAAACAAAAATCCGGGACCAATACAAAACATGGCGGTATACTGTTGCTGGATGAAGTGAGCTCTAGCGTAGATAAAGAGACAGAACGCGTCATGCAGGAGATTATCAGGACTGAGTTCAAAGATTATACAGTTATTGCGGTAAGTCACCGACTGGACATGATTATGGACTTTGACAGGGTGGTGGTCATGGATACAGGAGAGATTGTTGAGGTGGGAAATCCGGTGGTGTTGTCGCGAGAGGCGGAGAGTAAATTTGGGGATTTAGTGAGAGTGAGGAATAAATAGGTAAGCGATCTATGAGCTATCACTATAGTGCCGAGTAATGGGCGTAGATGGTGTATTCGCCCCCCGAGAGTTTAGTCTTGTCTAGAATGCCTCACATAATTGGCGGTTTCTCAACACGCATATGCTTTTCAATAATACCGTTGACATTATAATTGACTTTTGTACCATTTGTTCTTTGGCTAGAGGATGTATTTCAGTGGCCAAACCCTAGGTTTCTGGCAGTCTGGCATTTGTGTAAACTCgaattctttttcttacgTAGCTCACAAGCTGTTCTACTCCGCATGTATATCTACCTTATGCATCGCCATCTGATAAAAATGTGTGATATAATACCACTACTGCTGAGGTTCGTCCAGACGACCAGTTCGCCGACACCGAAACACAGGAACACATCACGTCCATGTTGAGCTCTTTACGTCTACCCTGTATTGTTACGATTACGGCTTTTGGCGGTAGAATAATCTAGGAGAACATGAGAGGCATTGAAACATTATCCTCAAAAA
This window encodes:
- a CDS encoding uncharacterized protein (EggNog:ENOG41~antiSMASH:Cluster_5.1), which gives rise to MEASNDGGREFVTEDFLVKVSIYQAPVKISVRWSISGSSLYFQSLDLLLRLFPISARDEDLEERINIPNASGTALETLVRRIWHLRQLSVHKTDVAIKVILAPRGGYVCRSDILDVRMQHSDYVDNVISLSTWDKCLPSVLSNNRALLVPLMSSATGALLVKQSRLPTSETLKLLQQDLDMRLSFNWILPTRPAARRVAVVGGRPMPDPKSGIHNSSGFFQAAQALGISIVVFDEQGHWLEGERYAHLREDFIAIDMSNVEELPHKLVQAVRKRHDKIDGIVTFTDDYVVATSQAAEILGLPTEPAQEMKRVHYKHEMRKVVHENNIQAVSLDSVQQLDDADIAEMLKTLQYPMVVKPCRGMTSKGVKKVTDEASMRQAVHMLHEDEGISTEYGILIETYVDGPEFDANFVLWEGQVLFLEVTDNFPCLADASSATLADNFAETVQISNTRLPPDEVETIRSSVLRSLLKLGLKSGVFHCEGRIMNSSMRYKDVNGNGIVDLVASNAATPGQKPEVFLIEINVRPPGTGGTWATLLTYGVDLGALQFLRALNDRTRFEALSAPFAYSSSNPGDGGGAQWWTAHCMIPIHCDKIRVPENFFEKLYQAIPEIVPHVTRAEMYATPGTVVSTTAGIGWIAYMLLGTRISRAHALYMYQHVAETSKKVLNASNYDSGYES
- a CDS encoding uncharacterized protein (EggNog:ENOG41~SMCOG1288:ABC transporter related protein~antiSMASH:Cluster_5.1~TransMembrane:16 (o27-47i59-83o89-110i122-142o154-172i266-287o307-328i379-396o402-425i483-505o511-529i875-903o915-943i1018-1037o1102-1123i1130-1153o)) produces the protein MPFTAGEGQLFQQNDEQFDFNIEFEQVFLSIIPSALFIIASLWMSVTQARKPAVVNAPIFRFIKVGAIAIYTILQLTLLVLAATGHFHATRIFIAASVLKLFSGVFMIPLSIVEHSRSARPSILLTGYLFLSLLLDVTQARTLYLSSAISAERIYSNLFTAATALKAVVLVLESQQKSKWISWNEKEHSPEETSGIFSLGVFFWMNRLFLAGYKKVLFIDDLYSLDSSLDPKTLREKFYQNLNYSRMKGDKFGLTKVLIRTLKGPLLLPIIPRLGLLGFTFAQPFFIERLLDYLAEDELDPNIGYGFIGASLFIYAGIALCWAFHRYYHHRMRTMLRSILVTETFITATKARIGTGDDTAALTLMSTDIERIRMGFRQLHDIWASVIQVALSAWMLNSQLGAVFVAPIGVVVLCFIGLVILMNFIGNAQRDWMALVQKRVGLTATVIASMKNLKISGISSSVSNFVQNLRVEELVAGVRFRKIFIGAALLGFIPLLISPALTFAFTQNQLNASRVFTSLSFLTLLTLPLSQVFQSIPEVISALACIGRIQAFLECETREDFRQVFTDIRRSSEKAPIDNVPSSDLEVVIQNGNFGWEADKFVLRDVNIQIPKSSLTLVVGPVGSGKSTLCKALLGEIPFHEGHLILNTRVPHVGFCDQTAFLSNGSVKDNIVGFSPVNNERYAEVIDATALAFDFATLPQGDQTNVGSDGISLSGGQKQRVSLARALYLQTNLLILDDVFSGLDANTEEQVFRKVFGVDGLLKRRRSTVLLCTHSIRNLPSADYVIALGDGTISEQGTFKELMANQGYLQRLGLKNSFDDDTSSEISTSKQSVQELKSQVNQGKTANVTIAPEMDASRQVGDGTVYKHYMKSMGWFLATCALFFASLWGFFLNFSTIWLTYWVDDINAEHPVHSYAYWAGLYALLQACALISLFLLGASIWIVSIKKAGANLHQDILRTLFRAPLRFFTDTDTGVITNLFSQDLNLIDTELPDAVVSTLFSITQVVGQMAVMLTSSRYLAISFPFLIALLYMVQRFYLRTSRQLRLLDLEAKSPLYTHFLDTVRGITTLRAFGFIPDDIRKNARLLTSSQRPSYLLLMIQEWLNLVLNVVVMLLAVAMTTLAVRLHSNSAFAGAALYSLLSFGENLAGIVLFWTNLETSLGAIARLKTFNETVKPEDREEETTIPPEQWPQRGVVELKGVSANYAVEDRDSAVTNLALRNIHLMVDSGEKVAICGRTGSGKSSLIALLLKILDPISATAENIWIDDLPLHRLDRSVLRQRIIAVPQEAVFLPDGSTFQANLDVSEEATREECEAVLAAVGLWKFIQERGGLDAGMSASTFSAGQRQLMSLGRALLKRSIRKQKSGTNTKHGGILLLDEVSSSVDKETERVMQEIIRTEFKDYTVIAVSHRLDMIMDFDRVVVMDTGEIVEVGNPVVLSREAESKFGDLVRVRNK